One part of the Vicia villosa cultivar HV-30 ecotype Madison, WI linkage group LG6, Vvil1.0, whole genome shotgun sequence genome encodes these proteins:
- the LOC131609380 gene encoding phosphoinositide phosphatase SAC8-like isoform X3, whose amino-acid sequence MDTESPSDSAERFKLYDELELQEFQDKFVIKSHQSPNHGFWISRVDGNINSLDGDAVSESPTKTSTIYGVVGTIRLVVGTYAIVITSRKEVGSFLGFPVYRLMSMRVLACNEALKFSTSQEKRDEEYFLTLLKMVESMPGLYYSYETDITLNLQRRSKLVEGWMSKPLWKQADPRYVWNKHLMEELIEFKLDRFILPLVQGSFQTAELKLKDSCAKLTLISRRCTRRLGTRMWRRGANFEGDTANFIETEQLLETEDFSFSFLQVRGSVPLLWEQIVDLSYKPHLRVISHEQTPNIVERHFHDLSQRYGEILAVDLTDKQHGEEGQLSAAYAAEMQNQQNVRYVPFDFHFHCGNSNYDGMKILYDQISEDFEKQRYFMIDRKGDILEEQKGIIRANCIDSLDRTNVTQCYMAQKALNLQLQRIGVLTCSECISMFDKENGKFRILWAEQGDEISQEYAGTNALKGDLVRYGKKTLAGLIKDGISAVSRYYLNNFHDGIRQDALDLISGHYTVRRNAPSPFQRNSFEPLSYLPVASALIIGSLTATSFTLHQAGRNTQQYVSSVICAGITAGIMAIVKANGRQFCSRPRLCGLL is encoded by the exons ATGGACACTGAATCCCCTTCAGATTCTGCTGAAAGATTCAAGCTTTACGATGAGCTTGAATTGCAAGAGTTTCAGGACAAATTTGTAATCAAATCCCATCAATCTCCGAATCATGGCTTCTGGATTAGTCGTGTTGATGGAAACATCAATTCCCTTGATg GTGACGCAGTCTCAGAAAGTCCAACAAAGACGTCTACGATTTATGGTGTCGTGGGTACAATAAGATTGGTTGTAG GAACTTATGCCATTGTAATAACTTCTCGGAAGGAAGTTGGAAGTTTCCTTGGTTTTCCGGTGTATCGCTTGATGTCTATGAGAGTTCTTGCATGTAATGAGGCTCTGAAGTTTTCAACTTCTCAAGAA AAAAGGGACGAAGAATACTTCTTGACGTTATTGAAAATGGTAGAGTCAATGCCAGGCCTATACTATTCTTATGAAACAGATATTACATTAAA CTTGCAGAGAAGAAGCAAGTTAGTTGAAGGGTGGATGAGTAAGCCACTATGGAAGCAG GCTGACCCGCGATATGTATGGAACAAACATCTTATGGAGGAGCTCATTGAGTTTAAG CTTGACAGATTCATCTTGCCCCTAGTACAAGGG AGCTTCCAAACAGCTGAGCTGAAGCTAAAAGACTCGTGTGCTAAACTCACATTAATATCAAGGAGATGTACACGACGTCTAG GAACTAGAATGTGGAGAAGAGGAGCTAACTTTGAAGGTGACACTGCCAATTTCATTGAAACTGAACAGTTACTGGAAACTGAAGATTTCAGTTTCTCATTTTTGCAG GTTCGAGGTTCAGTTCCTCTTTTGTGGGAGCAGATTGTTGACCTAAGCTATAAACCACACCTTAGGGTTATTAGTCATGAGCAAACA CCAAATATTGTGGAGCGTCATTTCCATGATCTCTCACAAAGATACGGAGAGATATTAGCAGTTGATCTAACTGACAAA CAGCATGGTGAAGAAGGTCAACTAAGTGCAGCATACGCCGCTGaaatgcaaaatcagcaaaatgtGAG ATATGTGCCTTTTGATTTCCATTTCCACTGTGGGAACTCAAATTATGATGGTATGAAAATCCTttacgatcaaatttcagaggattttgaaaaacaaag ATACTTCATGATAGATAGAAAAGGAGATATACTAGAGGAGCAGAAAGGAATTATCAGAGCAAACTGCATCGATTCCCTTGATCGAACAAATGTCACTCAG TGTTATATGGCACAGAAGGCATTAAATCTTCAATTGCAGAGAATTGGAGTTCTTACCTGCTCCGAGTGCATTTCAATGTTTGACAAGGAAAATGGAAAATTTAGAATAT tatGGGCAGAGCAAGGTGATGAGATAAGCCAGGAGTATGCTGGGACTAATGCTCTCAAAGGAGACTTAGTTAG ATATGGAAAGAAAACCCTAGCTGGATTAATCAAAGACGGGATTAGTGCAGTTTCGCGCTATTACTTGAATAATTTTCACGATGGAATTCGGCAG GATGCTCTAGATCTGATAAGCGGTCACTATACTGTCCGAAGAAATGCTCCTTCTCCTTTTCAACGAAATAGCTTTGAACCTTTATCT TACCTCCCTGTGGCATCAGCTTTGATCATTGGTAGTTTGACAGCAACTTCCTTCACTCTTCATCAAG CGGGCCGAAACACGCAGCAGTATGTGTCTTCTGTAATCTGTGCTGGAATAACTGCTGGAATCATGGCAATTGTCAAAGCTAATGGAAGGCAGTTCTGCTCAAGGCCCCGATTGTGTGGTCTCTTGTGA
- the LOC131609380 gene encoding phosphoinositide phosphatase SAC8-like isoform X1: MDTESPSDSAERFKLYDELELQEFQDKFVIKSHQSPNHGFWISRVDGNINSLDGDAVSESPTKTSTIYGVVGTIRLVVGTYAIVITSRKEVGSFLGFPVYRLMSMRVLACNEALKFSTSQEKRDEEYFLTLLKMVESMPGLYYSYETDITLNLQRRSKLVEGWMSKPLWKQADPRYVWNKHLMEELIEFKLDRFILPLVQGSFQTAELKLKDSCAKLTLISRRCTRRLGTRMWRRGANFEGDTANFIETEQLLETEDFSFSFLQVRGSVPLLWEQIVDLSYKPHLRVISHEQTPNIVERHFHDLSQRYGEILAVDLTDKQHGEEGQLSAAYAAEMQNQQNVRYVPFDFHFHCGNSNYDGMKILYDQISEDFEKQRYFMIDRKGDILEEQKGIIRANCIDSLDRTNVTQCYMAQKALNLQLQRIGVLTCSECISMFDKENGKFRILWAEQGDEISQEYAGTNALKGDLVRYGKKTLAGLIKDGISAVSRYYLNNFHDGIRQDALDLISGHYTVRRNAPSPFQRNSFEPLSKNVTLQYLPVASALIIGSLTATSFTLHQAGRNTQQYVSSVICAGITAGIMAIVKANGRQFCSRPRLCGLL, from the exons ATGGACACTGAATCCCCTTCAGATTCTGCTGAAAGATTCAAGCTTTACGATGAGCTTGAATTGCAAGAGTTTCAGGACAAATTTGTAATCAAATCCCATCAATCTCCGAATCATGGCTTCTGGATTAGTCGTGTTGATGGAAACATCAATTCCCTTGATg GTGACGCAGTCTCAGAAAGTCCAACAAAGACGTCTACGATTTATGGTGTCGTGGGTACAATAAGATTGGTTGTAG GAACTTATGCCATTGTAATAACTTCTCGGAAGGAAGTTGGAAGTTTCCTTGGTTTTCCGGTGTATCGCTTGATGTCTATGAGAGTTCTTGCATGTAATGAGGCTCTGAAGTTTTCAACTTCTCAAGAA AAAAGGGACGAAGAATACTTCTTGACGTTATTGAAAATGGTAGAGTCAATGCCAGGCCTATACTATTCTTATGAAACAGATATTACATTAAA CTTGCAGAGAAGAAGCAAGTTAGTTGAAGGGTGGATGAGTAAGCCACTATGGAAGCAG GCTGACCCGCGATATGTATGGAACAAACATCTTATGGAGGAGCTCATTGAGTTTAAG CTTGACAGATTCATCTTGCCCCTAGTACAAGGG AGCTTCCAAACAGCTGAGCTGAAGCTAAAAGACTCGTGTGCTAAACTCACATTAATATCAAGGAGATGTACACGACGTCTAG GAACTAGAATGTGGAGAAGAGGAGCTAACTTTGAAGGTGACACTGCCAATTTCATTGAAACTGAACAGTTACTGGAAACTGAAGATTTCAGTTTCTCATTTTTGCAG GTTCGAGGTTCAGTTCCTCTTTTGTGGGAGCAGATTGTTGACCTAAGCTATAAACCACACCTTAGGGTTATTAGTCATGAGCAAACA CCAAATATTGTGGAGCGTCATTTCCATGATCTCTCACAAAGATACGGAGAGATATTAGCAGTTGATCTAACTGACAAA CAGCATGGTGAAGAAGGTCAACTAAGTGCAGCATACGCCGCTGaaatgcaaaatcagcaaaatgtGAG ATATGTGCCTTTTGATTTCCATTTCCACTGTGGGAACTCAAATTATGATGGTATGAAAATCCTttacgatcaaatttcagaggattttgaaaaacaaag ATACTTCATGATAGATAGAAAAGGAGATATACTAGAGGAGCAGAAAGGAATTATCAGAGCAAACTGCATCGATTCCCTTGATCGAACAAATGTCACTCAG TGTTATATGGCACAGAAGGCATTAAATCTTCAATTGCAGAGAATTGGAGTTCTTACCTGCTCCGAGTGCATTTCAATGTTTGACAAGGAAAATGGAAAATTTAGAATAT tatGGGCAGAGCAAGGTGATGAGATAAGCCAGGAGTATGCTGGGACTAATGCTCTCAAAGGAGACTTAGTTAG ATATGGAAAGAAAACCCTAGCTGGATTAATCAAAGACGGGATTAGTGCAGTTTCGCGCTATTACTTGAATAATTTTCACGATGGAATTCGGCAG GATGCTCTAGATCTGATAAGCGGTCACTATACTGTCCGAAGAAATGCTCCTTCTCCTTTTCAACGAAATAGCTTTGAACCTTTATCT AAAAATGTAACTTTGCAGTACCTCCCTGTGGCATCAGCTTTGATCATTGGTAGTTTGACAGCAACTTCCTTCACTCTTCATCAAG CGGGCCGAAACACGCAGCAGTATGTGTCTTCTGTAATCTGTGCTGGAATAACTGCTGGAATCATGGCAATTGTCAAAGCTAATGGAAGGCAGTTCTGCTCAAGGCCCCGATTGTGTGGTCTCTTGTGA
- the LOC131609380 gene encoding phosphoinositide phosphatase SAC8-like isoform X2: MDTESPSDSAERFKLYDELELQEFQDKFVIKSHQSPNHGFWISRVDGNINSLDGDAVSESPTKTSTIYGVVGTIRLVVGTYAIVITSRKEVGSFLGFPVYRLMSMRVLACNEALKFSTSQEKRDEEYFLTLLKMVESMPGLYYSYETDITLNLQRRSKLVEGWMSKPLWKQADPRYVWNKHLMEELIEFKLDRFILPLVQGSFQTAELKLKDSCAKLTLISRRCTRRLGTRMWRRGANFEGDTANFIETEQLLETEDFSFSFLQVRGSVPLLWEQIVDLSYKPHLRVISHEQTPNIVERHFHDLSQRYGEILAVDLTDKHGEEGQLSAAYAAEMQNQQNVRYVPFDFHFHCGNSNYDGMKILYDQISEDFEKQRYFMIDRKGDILEEQKGIIRANCIDSLDRTNVTQCYMAQKALNLQLQRIGVLTCSECISMFDKENGKFRILWAEQGDEISQEYAGTNALKGDLVRYGKKTLAGLIKDGISAVSRYYLNNFHDGIRQDALDLISGHYTVRRNAPSPFQRNSFEPLSKNVTLQYLPVASALIIGSLTATSFTLHQAGRNTQQYVSSVICAGITAGIMAIVKANGRQFCSRPRLCGLL, encoded by the exons ATGGACACTGAATCCCCTTCAGATTCTGCTGAAAGATTCAAGCTTTACGATGAGCTTGAATTGCAAGAGTTTCAGGACAAATTTGTAATCAAATCCCATCAATCTCCGAATCATGGCTTCTGGATTAGTCGTGTTGATGGAAACATCAATTCCCTTGATg GTGACGCAGTCTCAGAAAGTCCAACAAAGACGTCTACGATTTATGGTGTCGTGGGTACAATAAGATTGGTTGTAG GAACTTATGCCATTGTAATAACTTCTCGGAAGGAAGTTGGAAGTTTCCTTGGTTTTCCGGTGTATCGCTTGATGTCTATGAGAGTTCTTGCATGTAATGAGGCTCTGAAGTTTTCAACTTCTCAAGAA AAAAGGGACGAAGAATACTTCTTGACGTTATTGAAAATGGTAGAGTCAATGCCAGGCCTATACTATTCTTATGAAACAGATATTACATTAAA CTTGCAGAGAAGAAGCAAGTTAGTTGAAGGGTGGATGAGTAAGCCACTATGGAAGCAG GCTGACCCGCGATATGTATGGAACAAACATCTTATGGAGGAGCTCATTGAGTTTAAG CTTGACAGATTCATCTTGCCCCTAGTACAAGGG AGCTTCCAAACAGCTGAGCTGAAGCTAAAAGACTCGTGTGCTAAACTCACATTAATATCAAGGAGATGTACACGACGTCTAG GAACTAGAATGTGGAGAAGAGGAGCTAACTTTGAAGGTGACACTGCCAATTTCATTGAAACTGAACAGTTACTGGAAACTGAAGATTTCAGTTTCTCATTTTTGCAG GTTCGAGGTTCAGTTCCTCTTTTGTGGGAGCAGATTGTTGACCTAAGCTATAAACCACACCTTAGGGTTATTAGTCATGAGCAAACA CCAAATATTGTGGAGCGTCATTTCCATGATCTCTCACAAAGATACGGAGAGATATTAGCAGTTGATCTAACTGACAAA CATGGTGAAGAAGGTCAACTAAGTGCAGCATACGCCGCTGaaatgcaaaatcagcaaaatgtGAG ATATGTGCCTTTTGATTTCCATTTCCACTGTGGGAACTCAAATTATGATGGTATGAAAATCCTttacgatcaaatttcagaggattttgaaaaacaaag ATACTTCATGATAGATAGAAAAGGAGATATACTAGAGGAGCAGAAAGGAATTATCAGAGCAAACTGCATCGATTCCCTTGATCGAACAAATGTCACTCAG TGTTATATGGCACAGAAGGCATTAAATCTTCAATTGCAGAGAATTGGAGTTCTTACCTGCTCCGAGTGCATTTCAATGTTTGACAAGGAAAATGGAAAATTTAGAATAT tatGGGCAGAGCAAGGTGATGAGATAAGCCAGGAGTATGCTGGGACTAATGCTCTCAAAGGAGACTTAGTTAG ATATGGAAAGAAAACCCTAGCTGGATTAATCAAAGACGGGATTAGTGCAGTTTCGCGCTATTACTTGAATAATTTTCACGATGGAATTCGGCAG GATGCTCTAGATCTGATAAGCGGTCACTATACTGTCCGAAGAAATGCTCCTTCTCCTTTTCAACGAAATAGCTTTGAACCTTTATCT AAAAATGTAACTTTGCAGTACCTCCCTGTGGCATCAGCTTTGATCATTGGTAGTTTGACAGCAACTTCCTTCACTCTTCATCAAG CGGGCCGAAACACGCAGCAGTATGTGTCTTCTGTAATCTGTGCTGGAATAACTGCTGGAATCATGGCAATTGTCAAAGCTAATGGAAGGCAGTTCTGCTCAAGGCCCCGATTGTGTGGTCTCTTGTGA
- the LOC131609380 gene encoding phosphoinositide phosphatase SAC8-like isoform X4 has translation MDTESPSDSAERFKLYDELELQEFQDKFVIKSHQSPNHGFWISRVDGNINSLDGDAVSESPTKTSTIYGVVGTIRLVVGTYAIVITSRKEVGSFLGFPVYRLMSMRVLACNEALKFSTSQEKRDEEYFLTLLKMVESMPGLYYSYETDITLNLQRRSKLVEGWMSKPLWKQADPRYVWNKHLMEELIEFKLDRFILPLVQGSFQTAELKLKDSCAKLTLISRRCTRRLGTRMWRRGANFEGDTANFIETEQLLETEDFSFSFLQVRGSVPLLWEQIVDLSYKPHLRVISHEQTPNIVERHFHDLSQRYGEILAVDLTDKHGEEGQLSAAYAAEMQNQQNVRYVPFDFHFHCGNSNYDGMKILYDQISEDFEKQRYFMIDRKGDILEEQKGIIRANCIDSLDRTNVTQCYMAQKALNLQLQRIGVLTCSECISMFDKENGKFRILWAEQGDEISQEYAGTNALKGDLVRYGKKTLAGLIKDGISAVSRYYLNNFHDGIRQDALDLISGHYTVRRNAPSPFQRNSFEPLSYLPVASALIIGSLTATSFTLHQAGRNTQQYVSSVICAGITAGIMAIVKANGRQFCSRPRLCGLL, from the exons ATGGACACTGAATCCCCTTCAGATTCTGCTGAAAGATTCAAGCTTTACGATGAGCTTGAATTGCAAGAGTTTCAGGACAAATTTGTAATCAAATCCCATCAATCTCCGAATCATGGCTTCTGGATTAGTCGTGTTGATGGAAACATCAATTCCCTTGATg GTGACGCAGTCTCAGAAAGTCCAACAAAGACGTCTACGATTTATGGTGTCGTGGGTACAATAAGATTGGTTGTAG GAACTTATGCCATTGTAATAACTTCTCGGAAGGAAGTTGGAAGTTTCCTTGGTTTTCCGGTGTATCGCTTGATGTCTATGAGAGTTCTTGCATGTAATGAGGCTCTGAAGTTTTCAACTTCTCAAGAA AAAAGGGACGAAGAATACTTCTTGACGTTATTGAAAATGGTAGAGTCAATGCCAGGCCTATACTATTCTTATGAAACAGATATTACATTAAA CTTGCAGAGAAGAAGCAAGTTAGTTGAAGGGTGGATGAGTAAGCCACTATGGAAGCAG GCTGACCCGCGATATGTATGGAACAAACATCTTATGGAGGAGCTCATTGAGTTTAAG CTTGACAGATTCATCTTGCCCCTAGTACAAGGG AGCTTCCAAACAGCTGAGCTGAAGCTAAAAGACTCGTGTGCTAAACTCACATTAATATCAAGGAGATGTACACGACGTCTAG GAACTAGAATGTGGAGAAGAGGAGCTAACTTTGAAGGTGACACTGCCAATTTCATTGAAACTGAACAGTTACTGGAAACTGAAGATTTCAGTTTCTCATTTTTGCAG GTTCGAGGTTCAGTTCCTCTTTTGTGGGAGCAGATTGTTGACCTAAGCTATAAACCACACCTTAGGGTTATTAGTCATGAGCAAACA CCAAATATTGTGGAGCGTCATTTCCATGATCTCTCACAAAGATACGGAGAGATATTAGCAGTTGATCTAACTGACAAA CATGGTGAAGAAGGTCAACTAAGTGCAGCATACGCCGCTGaaatgcaaaatcagcaaaatgtGAG ATATGTGCCTTTTGATTTCCATTTCCACTGTGGGAACTCAAATTATGATGGTATGAAAATCCTttacgatcaaatttcagaggattttgaaaaacaaag ATACTTCATGATAGATAGAAAAGGAGATATACTAGAGGAGCAGAAAGGAATTATCAGAGCAAACTGCATCGATTCCCTTGATCGAACAAATGTCACTCAG TGTTATATGGCACAGAAGGCATTAAATCTTCAATTGCAGAGAATTGGAGTTCTTACCTGCTCCGAGTGCATTTCAATGTTTGACAAGGAAAATGGAAAATTTAGAATAT tatGGGCAGAGCAAGGTGATGAGATAAGCCAGGAGTATGCTGGGACTAATGCTCTCAAAGGAGACTTAGTTAG ATATGGAAAGAAAACCCTAGCTGGATTAATCAAAGACGGGATTAGTGCAGTTTCGCGCTATTACTTGAATAATTTTCACGATGGAATTCGGCAG GATGCTCTAGATCTGATAAGCGGTCACTATACTGTCCGAAGAAATGCTCCTTCTCCTTTTCAACGAAATAGCTTTGAACCTTTATCT TACCTCCCTGTGGCATCAGCTTTGATCATTGGTAGTTTGACAGCAACTTCCTTCACTCTTCATCAAG CGGGCCGAAACACGCAGCAGTATGTGTCTTCTGTAATCTGTGCTGGAATAACTGCTGGAATCATGGCAATTGTCAAAGCTAATGGAAGGCAGTTCTGCTCAAGGCCCCGATTGTGTGGTCTCTTGTGA